The DNA window GTGCCGTTGTTGTCCAACGTTCTGTACAAAGGTTCTTGTTCGCACTCTGCGTGAGGTCGATTCTTGAAGCCGATTGTTCACATGCTTCTCACTCTTCTCTACCTGCCGCCTGCTTTTCCTCTTGCTGGTTTTGCACAGATCGAAGGAAGCATAGAAGGAACCATCCGGCAAACAAAAACAGCCCTGCCGATTGTTGGTGCCAATGCCGTGGTTGTTGATTTGCAGCGAGGCGCCGTGTCAGACTCTGCCGGTTCTTTCCGTATCAACGGCATACCTGCAGGCAGGTATACTCTGCAAATCTCTTCCATCGGTTACCGCGCTAAGAGGATAAGACTGGTTGGCATCAATCCCGGTCTTCGAACAAGAATTGAAATCGAACTTGACGAAACCCCGATTGAGCTTGATGCAGTGCAGGTTATCGCCGAGCGCCCGCCCATTCTGAAAGATGTGGTGGGAACCACGCATGCTGTTTCACAAGAACAGATCGAGGCACTGCCGGTCTCTTCCTTTGCAGACGTTGTCGGCTTGCAGCCCGGCATTACGAGCGATCTCCACGTGCGCGGAGGGAAGACTTCGGAGGTAGTCTATCTTGTCGACGGCCTCCCGATTCAAGATTTGATTGGCGGAGGAGCAGGAAGTGACATCCCTAAAAGTTCCATCGCAGGATTGCTTGTTCAGACTGGCGGTTACGAGGCAGAGCATGGCAACGCTCTTTCGGGTGTCGTGAACGTTGTGACGCGCAGAGGCGGCGATAGCCATGAGGTTCTCTTGCGCGCCGAGAAGGATAACCTCTTCGGGGGCAAGCAGGTGAATCGTGCACATGATGTTGAGCTTTCGGCAAGTGGACCGATAGCGCTTAACGAATTCTACTACTTTGCCTCGGCACGGTTTCAGTACACGGATACGCGCTACTGGCAAGACTTTCGGCGGTTCTTTTCATCGCCGATTTCACGGCAGTGCACGGGCTTTGGAAAAGTGGACTACCGTGGTTCTCCGACAATCCGCCTCTCTGCCCAGTTGTTATATTCCCTTCGCGATTGGCGTGATTACGAATTCAGTTGGCGTTTCAATCTCACCGGCCTTCCGCCCCGCAACCGTAATTCCTACAGGACGGCAGTTCTCTTCTCCCACACACCTTCCACTACAACGACATACTCCGTTACACTCAGCCGGTATTGGCTGAACACAAGAATCGGGGGCGACAGGAATGCCATTGACACGACACTCTACGAGTACGATTTCTTTCTGCAATACATCCTGCACGGCAATCGCTCCTGGTGGGCGGAGTCGAAGCAAACAGTGTACACGCTGAAAGGCGATCTTGACCATCAGTTGGGAGATCAGCATTTGATGAAGGCCGGAGTGGAAATGAATATGTATTCGATCACCTCCGATGTGGTGCGGTACGAACCTCGTCTGAATGTCTTCGGCAAGCCCTTCGTGAGCAAACCTCTCTTGAACTACAGTACCGACTACAGCTACCGTCCGTATTCGGGCAGCGCTTATGTACAGGACAAAGTTGAGTTACGAAAAGACGGCATGCTTCTCAGTGTGGGATTGCGGTATGACTTTCTCGATCCGACCGCTGAGCGGCCCGCCACCGAACTGGCGCAAACCGGGCAGGATGAATTCGAGACGAAAATTACACACTATGTTCCGGCACGACGGAAACAGTACTTCAGCCCGCGCATCGGCTTCGCCGCGCCGTTTGCGGAGAACGGCTATCTGTTTGTGAACTACGGGCATTTTGTTCAATTCCCGCTCTTCGATTATCTCTATTCGGGATTGAACAATGTCAGTTTGCGCAAAGGCGTCGGTGTGTTGATAGGCAACCCCGATCTTGAAGCCGAGAAAACGAAAGCGTGGGAGATCAGCATCAAGTACGCACTGCACAACGAGATTGTTTTTTCCGCAACCTACTTCGACAAGACAACCTACAATCAGATTGATGTCAAGACGTTCATTCCCTCAAATGCAAGAATTGCCGGCGACTACGGCTTCGCCGAGTTCGTGAATAACCCGTATGCAAAAGCGACCGGGCTCGAGTTGACGATTGCTCGAGAAAAAAGAAGTTGGCTCACCGGCTCGCTTTCTTACACCATTATGCAGGCGGAAGGGCTCTCTCAAGATGCACGGCAAGGGTTGAGTTACTATCAATGGGGCTTACAGATACCAGCAAGGCTTTTTCCCTTGAGTTGGGATGAGCGCCACAACATCAAGCTCGTCGCAAACATGTCGCTGCCCTGGGATGTCAACATCAACATCAATTGGAGTTTTCATTCGGGCAGGCCCTTTACCTACTATCCTACGACCGACGGATTCACGCCGCTCGATTCGACAATAAAATTCCAGCCGAACAACCGGAGCATGACCGAATACAGCCAGGTGGATGTAAAGGCTTCGAAGACTTTTGCATCGTTGACCGATTTCTTTCGGCTGACGGTGTTCGTTGACGTTCGGAATTTGCTCAACAAAGAAAATGTGTTGTGGGTTGATTCAAGCGGGAAGATCGGCGGTGAACTTGGAGACATTTCGGCATTCAGCCAGCCGAGACGTACAACTATCGGCGTTCGCTTAGAATTGTAGATCTATCGCATATGTGCAAGGTCAATATCGCTTCTGCTTTAGTACTTCCATTTGTTATTGTTACGAGCCTCTTTGCACAGGGAGGTGGATTGTATGTTCCTTCCAATGTTTTTGGACGAACAACTGTTGCAAGCAACTTCGAAATGAGGGTCTACAATGATGGAGTCATCGCCACAAACCTGCGGGTGCGGGACGATTTCGACAGTATATGGCCGCGTCGTAGAGGAGAGCGCTTTGTTGTGTTCACTCTGTGGGACGTCGGCCAATGTGGCATTTTGCTTGCAGGCAAGAGGGCAGGACGAAAAGTAGTTTCCTCACACAATACTGCAATAGGCATTACAGGCGGGTTTGTACGTCATAAGAACAAGTTTGTACCGGGCACAGTTGGTGATCCTAATGCGGGAATCGACACAGCATTTAATGGAGTGGGTTGGAAATACTCTGATGATCCCAACTATGTTGTGTATAGCAGCAAAGACTTTGATAGCAGAGGAATAGACCTAAGCGGCAGCAACTTTCCCGATTGGCCGATACGTTCCGTAAACGGCGGGCCCGCGTATATTCGGAATACACTTGAACGTTCCCGCTACCAACCTCTCTTTCGTTCAGACGAGGACCTGTTTTGTGTATATAAGGACACCGAGACTCAAGCGGATCCTGAATACATGGGAAGATATGCAAATCAGGAAACCACGAGCGTCCCAATCGGTATAGAAGTCCGGCAAATGATTCATTCATGGAAGTCCTCTCCTTTGAATGACGTGTTGATAATCACTTATGAGATACACAATAAGTCCACCGAGCCTCTTGACAGTTCATACGTCGGATTTCAGATATGGCCTTTCGTAATGAGATCAATTGCCCCGGTGCCTGTTTCACGCGATTCGAACGTCATTGTCTATTTCAGCGATGATCCATCAAGGAATCTCGGGTATCAATATAATCCTGCATTAAGAGAAGATTCAACTACTCTGAACCCATATCTCGGCATCGGAATGCTGGAAACTCCAAGAAACCAAACGGGTGAGCAGAACGGAATGAAGTTCTGGACAGAGGATATCTATCATAACATGTACAATCGGCCACGTTCACACTTTACAGATGTGTACAGGTACGACTATATCGCCCGAGACAGTATTGAAAGAGTCAGGCATCTATTTGAAGGACAAGGACAACCGATTCACAATTCCATTTTTACGGGCAGCGGGCCTTTCAGGATGCTCCCCGGCGATTCGATTACATTCGCTGTCGCTTTGATGGTCGGTAATGGTTTGAGCAACCTTCTGCGCATTCACGACTTGGTGCGCCGCGCCTATTCCAACAATCTTTTCTTACCGCAACCTCCAACCGATCCAACACTCTCGTGTACAGCACTCGATGGGGCAATTCACCTCGTGTGGGACGATGCCGCTGAACGGTCGACAGACCCCATCGTGCCCGACTCACTGGGGCGACCGTTTCTCGGTTATCGGCTGTACCGTGCCCGCACGATCGAGGGGCCATACTACAAACTCAAGGAGTGGCAGATCGGAAGAGACTCCCTTGTACACGAGTATCTCGACAGGGGAACCGATGGCAACGACCCGACGATTCCCGTAGGTACAACGTTGCTGAATAACGTAAGTTACTTCTATAAACTTACAGCCTACGACGAAGGTGCGTCGAGCCTGAGCTTGCAATCCATGGAGAGCAATGGAAAAATCGTTGAAGCACGCCCCGGCGCCCGGCCACGGGTGGCGGGAGATGTTAGTGAAATCCGCATCGTGCCCAACCCGTACCTCGTGTCGCATCAAGGACAACGGAGCGTTGACCAGCCGGTCATTTACTTCAACTATCTGCCGGAAGAGTGTGTGATTCGCATATACACAGTCGGGTTGGATTTGGTGAGAGTAATAGAGCACAATGGTGGAGCAGCGGCAACGTGGGATTTGCGAACCGAATCGGGGCAACAGGTAGCAAGCCAGTTGTACATTGCACACATTACCACGCCGGAAGGGAAAACAGCAATACGGAAATTTGCCGTCATGATTGGAGAATGAGACACTCCCACACTGTAAATATCTTATTGAGTACGCTGACGGCAACTTCTCTTTTCGGCCAAACACTTCCCCAGCCAACCCTACGGGCAACGGCGCTTGAACACGCCGTTCTCGTCCTCTGGGATTCCACTGCTCAGAGTTCAAATGCCTTTACCGGCTATCGTCTCTATCGTGGAAGGGTAATCAGTGGACCTTATGCGATGATTCGCGAATGGAAGAGAACCATACAGGGTTCCATCTCTAACCAATTCTTCGACATCGGAGATGACAACGGAGACGGAACTGTCACACTTGACGAACGGCTCAAGAATAATGTCGAATATTATTATCGTGTGTCTGCGTTTTCAGATAGCTCGTACAATCCGCCGAGACCATTCATCGAATCGGTATCGCAGGTTGTTTCCGCTACTCCGGTTCCTGCTGCAAGAGACGTCATGAACGGCACGATCTCGTTAGTCGAGGAGTCGGGCGCAAGAGGCGACATAGGCGTTCCGCGTTTTGAAGTAACAAATGTCGGCAACTTCGATCGTTTGCATGCGGGTCATCGACTGACCGTTGCCGTCTCTACGATCAGCACCGGTTCAAGCTACCTCTTTCCCGTGACTGTCTCCGATGGTGCCTATCCGGGAGAATCCAGGTTCATCATGGACTTTTCACTTTCATCCGCAGGCGACTCGGTTTCTCCGGGAATTCGTCAGGGAACGTTCGCGAAAGATAATCTCTTCGATTTCGGTTCGCTCGCGGTAATGTTCAATTGGAGATTCGAACAACTCAGAAACCCTATCGGTTTAGACAGTGCCTATCTTGCCGTTCGTCGCAACGATTCGACTGACACTCCCATCATTTATCGAGACACGGTAGTAGCACCGTATGTAGGAGTTCTCTCGCGGATGCGAACGTTGGGAGAGATGGAGTATGAAATTGAGTTTCTTCCCGGCGGGATTGACACAGTCAATCTCTCGTCAAACCGTCTGTTCCACTATTTGAATGTTGGAATCAGAGAACGGAAAACCGGGCGGGAACTACGACCCGGAGGAGTCCCCGGCTCGCAGGAGGTCCCCGACATCGGTCAGTGGACAGTATCACGGTGGGGGTTTGACGCTGCAACCGGCGCAAGCATAGACACACGTCGCGCCGTTAATCGCTATTATGTTGCAACGACGCTGGATAGTGCGACCTCCTATATTTTCTCTAACGCATTCTATATTGAAGGAACGCGCTTCGTCTGTGATTATGCAGATCAAGGGCGCGGCATCGGAAGACCGTGGCCAAGGGTTGGACGAAGGGGAACCCGCGACTTTAGCGTCGGAGACAAGATCATTGTTGTTGTTTCCGGAGGTGTGCGCGGTGTGTTGCCGTTTGATGCGGTATACTCCTTCGCTGTCGGCCAACCCTCGAAAAATCCGGGGACGTCATCAATGCTCAATGACATCCGCATTGTGCCCAACCCGTACATTGTCCGCCACGAAGCACAACGATTTCCATCTGAAAGAAGGCTGCTATTCCAGTATTTGCCGGAGGAGTGTACGATCAGGATATATTCGTTGGGGCTTGAACTCGTGAGGACGTTGTACCATCAAGGAGGAGGCGGTGAAGAGTGGAATCTTCTGAACGAGAAAGGGAGTCTTGTGGCAAGCCAACTGTTCATAGCCCATATCGAAACCCCAAACGGTGCGGCAGTTACGAAGAAGTTTGCAGTGATTACAGGAGAATGAGAGTGAAGCACGCTGTTATAATGACTTTATTGCTCGTGACGCTCTTGAGTGGTTGCGACGAACAACTCCCGTCGTACCAAGAGCCGAAAGATGTTCTTGCAGCCTTTCTACAGAAGACGACGGGTGATACGGTTACCGTCGTTATCGATTCACTGGAACGATTTCTTGGCAGCGAACCAACCCGACTTCGCGTTTATGTACAGAACAGACATATTCAACTTCTCGAGGGAGCACAACTCATCAACGGCAAAATCAATCTGTTTTCATTTGTTCCATTGCCGCGGGCGGCTTCTCTTTCACTTGGGCGAAGCAATCTTTTTTCACCGCCGATTTTTCAACAACATGTAGCGCTTCCTCCGGGTGATTCTGCAAAGCTCGAGATCGGGTGGTCTCATACCGTTATCGGCGGAGGTCGTTTGTATGACAGTCTTCAATACACAGAACGCTATCAGGGCACGACGCGAATCCGAACCTTCGCACCGATCTCGATTACGGCGGAGGGTGAGATACAGATTTTCGAACGTGTTCAGGCGGTTCCCTTGAAGCCCATAACGTTTACACTCGTTATTCAAGAATTGCGGCTTGGCGCCCAATGAAGGAGGAAGTTTCATGAAAACCAAAACGTCCATAAAGCCGCGATTCATAACCGCAATTTCTTCGTTCGTGCTTCTGTTGTTCCACGTCTTTGCGCATGGGCAAACGGGCGTCAACAACTCCGGTGCGTCGGGCGCCCAGTTTTTGACAATAGGTGTCGGTGCACGCGCCATGGGCATGGGTGGTGCCTATACAACGATCGCCGATGATCCCACAGCCCTCTATTGGAATCCTGCAGGTATATCGCGTATCGACCGCACGGCATTCGTTGCAACACACACGAACTGGGTTGCCGATATTGCGCATGACTTTGCCGGACTGGTGTTTCCGTTGTCATCGCAATTCAAAGTCGGCGCGGGCGTCATTCTCTTAAACTCCGGCGATATCGAAATCACGACGATTGAACAGCCAAGGGGAACGGGTCAGACGTACACGGCGAAGGACCTGGCGGCGATTGCAGCAGTCGGGTGGGCAGCGACAGAACAGCTTTCGTTTGGAGCGTCCCTCAAGTATTTGAGGAATGAAATCTACTCTCTCTCGTCTTCGGGCATTGCATTCGACGCAGGGACACAGTTCAATACCGAGTTTCACGGGCTGCACGTCGCTCTGTCGGTCTCGAACCTCAGCGCAAAACGTAATTTCTCCGGCCCGGGTCTTGAGTTTCAGCAAGTCCCGCCCTTTCCCGGAGCCGATCCGATCCGTGCATCATACTACAATACACCGTTTGCTTTGCCTTTGACCTATCGTGCGGGAGTCGCCTCGGAACTCTTTGAAGCTTTCGGACAGAAGAGTGAGAGCCAGCGCCTGCTCGTCGCAGTTGATGTTGCACAGACTTCCGATAACCCTGAGAAATTTCACATCGGTGCGGAGTACGCATGGAACAACACTCTCATCCTCCGGTCGGGGTATATCTTCAATGCTGTAGAGCTTGGGCTGAATCTTGGATTGGGAGTCCGTTGGAATTCAATCTCGTGGGCCATCTACGCCGACTATGCTTTTGCGGACATTCAGCGCTTTTCAAGCGGCCACAGATTTAGCATCGGGATCGTGCTCTGAGACTCAAAAGCCTGATCACAATGCTCAGGCTTTCGGACTTTGGAAACACATCTCTTACTTCATGTTGCCGTCAATGCTGCACAAACTCCTTCTTCCTCTTCAGCACCTGTCCCGCTTTCCACTCCGATACAGAGTACCAGTGCGGTGACGCGGAAGTGCGAACCTCATACTTGCCATCCGATCGTTTGTAGAAGTGAAGTTGTGTCCCTGATACCTCGATCACGGCGGCGAGATCTTTCGCCGTTGTTTCGGGGGAAGAAAGGAACTCATCGGTTTGGAAGCTTGAGAGGTAGTTGAGGAACGTAACAACCGCCGATCCAACAGAGTCGCTGCCGATCGCCCAGTTCACGCTGTCCTTTCGCACGAGAACGAATGTCGTATCGGCGGAGCCGCGCTGTGCGGGATAACGGAACTTCACTTCGTTGATGGTACTCTGATCGGCCTTGAAGATAGTTTTGTCGCGCCAAATATCCGGCTCCTTGATGAAGGTCGGGCCGAGCGTGCCGCTCACCGTGTACACATTGTCCGAGCCTTCGAGACGGGCGTAGGTCTCCGTCCAGTTTGTCGCCGGCTTGCCGATTCTGACCGATGCGACACGGTTGTTGTTGGCAAACAGGTTCACCAGGGTTCCCGTCGAATCGACGGCGTACACATGCTGCTTTTCAGGATTGGTGGAGATGAGTCCCGTGACGTTCATCTCCTTCCCCTTGCCGACAGCGGATGTCACGCCCGCTTCATCGGCGGGGTAGTTGAAGGGCGACGTCACCATCCATTTGCCCGCTTGCTTCTCCAGCACCACGGTATTGGTGTTTGCAAAGATTTCAAGCTTGTCAACCGAGGCCGAGTCGTACTTCACCAGCGGATCGCCGACTGATGAGGCACGGCTTTGTTCTCCTTCTTGCTGGAGAACGAAATACGTCCCGACGGCAAGCAGTACAAAGATACCGATCAGAATTGTTGTGTTGCGTTTCATACTCTTCCTTCGTTGAATCGGACTTCGAGGATCAGAATGTCGATGTTTCGAGAGCTTTCTTCTTTGCCTTCCGCATCTGCCATCTCAACAGACCATATCCCAACACAAGAAGCGGCGGCACAATCATGTTGCCGAATTTGTACATCTTCTTCGAGCCGTCCGACACTTGCTCAAGCGGCGGCAGAGAAACATCTTTCGAGCGGATCGTGATCAATCCGGCATCATCAACGAGATAGTCGATCATGTTGGCAAAGAGATTCAGGTTGTCGCGTCCGCCGAGGAATTGATCCTTTGCAAAATCACCATCACCCACGAGAATGATCCGTGTGTCGGAACTCTGCGCGAGCTTTTGTCCGGGCTGCGGAATAACTTCATCGCTTGTGTCATGCGGGATCGGCTTGTCGGCATAGAAACTGGAAAACTGTCCGCTTACAACGGCGGCAAGCGGAATACCCGACTCCGTGAACATATCCTGCGTGTAGCGCGCCATCGGATCGAAGTAGAACACCTGCGTTTGCCGCCCGCTTTGCTTCGATGAACGGATGAGAATCTCCCCCTTCAATCCCCGCGCAGCAAGATTTGTGGTATCAATCGAACTCACGAAAAACAACACAATGCTCTGGAGGTTCTTCACCATCGTGTTGTCTTTGCTTACGTCGCTGGCAATGGGGATGTACGGGAACTGCACCTGGCTTTGAATCGAGAAGCCGCCTTGCTGCTGGACGATGTTGATGGGGGCGCATTGCACATCACGTACGAGGTCGGGGTTGATGCGAAGCCCGTAATGTTCCAGCATATCCTCCAGCTTCAGGTCGAGTGTGCGGCCGAACTGCTGTTGCAGGTTTGCGTCAACTTTGTTCAGGAGGAACGCAACCTTCCCGCCACGCATAATGTACTGATCGATTTGATATTTTACGGCTTCAGAAAATGCATTCTGCGGAGCCATCACAATCAGCGCCGCGACGTCGTGCCCGACCGGCCCCTTGCCGATGTCGGCGGTTTCAACAATATACTGGCGCGAAAGCAGTTGCTGTGCCCGCTGCAATTCCTGCAACGCGGGTTCGCCTTGCCCCGTCAGGAAAGCAATCTTCTTCTGCGATTTGGATGTCAGTCGCTTGATAGTGCTGCTCAGATCATACTCAAGTGTTGAAGTGTTTTGGATAACGGGAATGACTTCCTTCTTGTCCTCAAACAACATCACCATTCCCATGTAGCCGCGTTTCACTTCGAGCTTGTCGTCGTTGATCACCTGAACCTGCACAGGCTGAATCCCCTGTTGCTGCGCTTCCTGCTCTCCCTTCTCGCCCGACGGATCGATGAACTCGAATTGCAGATTGCCCTGTGAGTAGGCCTTGTATTCGTTGAGTTGATCAAGAACGGTTCGGCGAACATTGTTGTACGGCGGGGGAAGTTCCTCCGTGAAGTACGCCTTGATGGTCAGCCGGTCGTCGAGCGATTTGACGAGATTCTTGCTCGCGTCGGAGAGCGTGTAGAGATTGTTCTTCGTGAAATCCAATCTCCCGAACATTCTGATGGAAATGACGTTCACGAGAATGAGAATGACGGCAACGATGCCGACTCTCATGAGTGTTTGCGATTTGAGATTTTTGTTGGACATGGCCGATCTACCACTTTCTTCGTTCGAGTGAAACAGTTGCCATCATCAGCAGAAAGCCGAGCATTGATGCGAAGTAGATGATATTGCGGGAATCGATGACGCCGCGGGCAATGCCGGAGTAATGAAAATCCACACCGACGAACTCAAGCGTTGATGCCATGAATGAGGGGAGGTAAATCAAAACCTTGTCCAACATGAACACGGCAAACGCCAGAATGAATCCCATGATGAACGCAACGATCTGATTGTCGGTGAGGCTGGATGCGAGCAATCCGAGCGCTATGAACACGCCTCCCATCAACATCAATCCGATGTAGCCGGTTACCACCTGGCCGAAATCAATCGAGCCGAGAATCGCCATCGTAATGACGTAGAGGAGCGTCGGCAGCAACGCCGCTCCGAGTACTACCCAGGCCGCAAGAAACTTGCCGATGATGATTTCAACATCCTTGACGGGCTTCGTGGTGAGCAGCTCGACTGTGCCGGATTTCCGTTCTTCCGCAAGCAGGCGCATCGTAATTGCCGGGGCAATCACGAGGAAGAGGATCTTCACCAGCGGTGAATCGAAGATAATGTACAGCGACGCTACGTTGTTCAGAAAGAGATTTGTCGAGAAGAACCAGCCGAGGATGGCCAGAAACACGACAATCACAACGTACGCAACGGGCGAGTTGAAATACGACTTCAGCTCGCGCTTGAATATAGGGAGAATGTTAGGATAGGAGTTCATGGTGCTGTGTAGTTAAAGAATCGTGTTGAAAATAAGTGATGAGTTGTTAGAGTTTAGGAACCTCTCATCCCTAAGACGTTGTCAACTTGTGAAACACCTCTTCCAGCGTCGTGGCTTTCCGGTGCATCTCCAAAATCACCCAGCCTTCGACAACCGCCATCCTGAACGCAGACTCACGAACATCGGCCCCCTTTTCAACATGCAACATGAAACGTGAAATGCCGTTGGTTTGTCCGAGAAGCTCGACGCTGCCGACGCCGGGAATGCTTCGCAGCTTCGGCGAAATTTGCTGCATCGGATCGGAAATGCCGGAACGCAATTCAAGCGTCAATGACTCGGAGCCGCGGAACTCCTGCTGAAGTTTCTCGGGCGTGCCGTCGGCAACGATCTTCCCTTCATTAATAATCAGCACACGATCGCATGTAGCCTGCACTTCGGAGAGAATGTGAGTGGAAAGAACCACCGTCTTTGCGCGGCCGAGCTGCTTGATCAGATTTCTGATTTCGACAATTTGATTGGGGTCGAGGCCGCTGGTCGGTTCATCAAGAATCAGCACCTCCGGCTCGTGAATCATTGCTTGCGCGAGTCCGACGCGCTGCCGGTATCCCTTCGACAACTCGCCGATATCCTTGTGCCGCACGCTTTCGAGTCCGCAGACGTGCACCATTTCCTTGATACGGTGGCTGATCTGCTTTCCGTTCATTCCATGAAGCTGCGCGGCGTACTCGAGGTATTCCAGCACATTCATTTCATGATAGAGAGGATTGTTTTCGGGCAGGTAGCCGATTTTCCTGCGGACATCAAGCGAGCGGTCAATCGTGCTCAGGCCGTCAACTTCCACCGTGCCGGTGGTTTGCGGCATGTAGCACGTAATGATTTTCATGGTTGTCGTTTTTCCGGCGCCATTCGGGCCGAGGAACCCCAAAATCTCGCCCGACTTTACATCGAAGGAGATGTCATCGACGGCCTTTTGATCGCCGTACAATTTGGTAAGATTGCGGACTGCAATTGACATAGGCGTTGATATTGTTATACAGAGAAATTGAACAGCGGATAGTCGTATTCACATTCCTGCCCATCAGTCAAGACTTGCCGATTGGCCGCCTGCAAAGGCGCAAAAAATCTAAACACGGAGGGAAAAAAAATCAAGAGAAATCGAAACGGCAGTGTCCTGATTTTGAGAGCCGGTGCTACCCGGAACGGTTTGCCTCCCGCCGTATGCAAGTTCTGAATCAACTATCATTCGTGGATATTCTCGGAAGATGTACGTAGTTTGATAAGGACAGATTGAGGATACAATGTTCTTTACTGCAATACGTACGTGGTTATTTGTACCACTGATGTTCGTTTCGACCATTCCCGCGTGCGCGCAAGAGAATACGCAGTTTTCGGATCGGCATCTCCAGTTTCCGAAAATGGAAAGCAAGTCACTCGAAGGGAATTTGATCGGCGACCCGCATGTTCGCGAAATGTGTGTTCTGTTGCCGCCTTCGTATTTCCAGTCAACCAAGACCCGCTACCCTGTCGTGTATTATCTGCACGGATTGGGAATGCGCGAAGACGGGCATCGCGAGAGTGTCGGAAGATTCCAACAACTGTTTCAGCATATAAAGGAGCGCAAGCTTCCGGAGATGATTCTGGTTGCCATCGACGGCACGACCGCATTCGGCGGAAGCTACTACGTCAATTCGCCGACAATCGGCAATTTTGAAGGCTATGTTGCGCGTGAGATAGTCGCGTTTACGGATAGTTCCTTCCGAACGAATCCCGGACGACAGTGGCGTGCCATTGCAGGATTCTCCATGGGGGGATACGGCGCAATTAAGTTTGGAATGAAGCACAGCGACGTGTTCGGGCAGGTGGGGAGCTTGAGCGGCAGCCCGTTGTCAGTCCGCTACCGGAAGACCATATATCGCAGGGCCCTTGCTGGGCACAGCCGTCCGGCTCATGTTCTCGAGTTGCGAGAGAAGATTCCTTTTGAGAAGAACTGGTCCCTGGCTGCAGCATACGCAAAAGCGGCGGCGCTATCTCCCAACCCGCGAAAGCCCCAACTCTTCCTCGATCTTCCGTTCCAGTCCGGTTCGGATGATCGGGACCCGGTGTGGAAGAAGTGGATGGATGAAGATCCTCTCACCCTTGTCGGCCGTTATCGGGACGAACTCTCCTCTCTTGATCAAATCTATATCGACCACGGGGAAGATGAAACAACACTCGGAACCGAAGATTTTCTCCGTGAACTGGTTCGCTACGGCATC is part of the Bacteroidota bacterium genome and encodes:
- a CDS encoding TonB-dependent receptor: MLLTLLYLPPAFPLAGFAQIEGSIEGTIRQTKTALPIVGANAVVVDLQRGAVSDSAGSFRINGIPAGRYTLQISSIGYRAKRIRLVGINPGLRTRIEIELDETPIELDAVQVIAERPPILKDVVGTTHAVSQEQIEALPVSSFADVVGLQPGITSDLHVRGGKTSEVVYLVDGLPIQDLIGGGAGSDIPKSSIAGLLVQTGGYEAEHGNALSGVVNVVTRRGGDSHEVLLRAEKDNLFGGKQVNRAHDVELSASGPIALNEFYYFASARFQYTDTRYWQDFRRFFSSPISRQCTGFGKVDYRGSPTIRLSAQLLYSLRDWRDYEFSWRFNLTGLPPRNRNSYRTAVLFSHTPSTTTTYSVTLSRYWLNTRIGGDRNAIDTTLYEYDFFLQYILHGNRSWWAESKQTVYTLKGDLDHQLGDQHLMKAGVEMNMYSITSDVVRYEPRLNVFGKPFVSKPLLNYSTDYSYRPYSGSAYVQDKVELRKDGMLLSVGLRYDFLDPTAERPATELAQTGQDEFETKITHYVPARRKQYFSPRIGFAAPFAENGYLFVNYGHFVQFPLFDYLYSGLNNVSLRKGVGVLIGNPDLEAEKTKAWEISIKYALHNEIVFSATYFDKTTYNQIDVKTFIPSNARIAGDYGFAEFVNNPYAKATGLELTIAREKRSWLTGSLSYTIMQAEGLSQDARQGLSYYQWGLQIPARLFPLSWDERHNIKLVANMSLPWDVNININWSFHSGRPFTYYPTTDGFTPLDSTIKFQPNNRSMTEYSQVDVKASKTFASLTDFFRLTVFVDVRNLLNKENVLWVDSSGKIGGELGDISAFSQPRRTTIGVRLEL
- a CDS encoding Gldg family protein, which codes for MSNKNLKSQTLMRVGIVAVILILVNVISIRMFGRLDFTKNNLYTLSDASKNLVKSLDDRLTIKAYFTEELPPPYNNVRRTVLDQLNEYKAYSQGNLQFEFIDPSGEKGEQEAQQQGIQPVQVQVINDDKLEVKRGYMGMVMLFEDKKEVIPVIQNTSTLEYDLSSTIKRLTSKSQKKIAFLTGQGEPALQELQRAQQLLSRQYIVETADIGKGPVGHDVAALIVMAPQNAFSEAVKYQIDQYIMRGGKVAFLLNKVDANLQQQFGRTLDLKLEDMLEHYGLRINPDLVRDVQCAPINIVQQQGGFSIQSQVQFPYIPIASDVSKDNTMVKNLQSIVLFFVSSIDTTNLAARGLKGEILIRSSKQSGRQTQVFYFDPMARYTQDMFTESGIPLAAVVSGQFSSFYADKPIPHDTSDEVIPQPGQKLAQSSDTRIILVGDGDFAKDQFLGGRDNLNLFANMIDYLVDDAGLITIRSKDVSLPPLEQVSDGSKKMYKFGNMIVPPLLVLGYGLLRWQMRKAKKKALETSTF
- a CDS encoding DUF4340 domain-containing protein, yielding MKRNTTILIGIFVLLAVGTYFVLQQEGEQSRASSVGDPLVKYDSASVDKLEIFANTNTVVLEKQAGKWMVTSPFNYPADEAGVTSAVGKGKEMNVTGLISTNPEKQHVYAVDSTGTLVNLFANNNRVASVRIGKPATNWTETYARLEGSDNVYTVSGTLGPTFIKEPDIWRDKTIFKADQSTINEVKFRYPAQRGSADTTFVLVRKDSVNWAIGSDSVGSAVVTFLNYLSSFQTDEFLSSPETTAKDLAAVIEVSGTQLHFYKRSDGKYEVRTSASPHWYSVSEWKAGQVLKRKKEFVQH
- a CDS encoding PorV/PorQ family protein, with protein sequence MKTKTSIKPRFITAISSFVLLLFHVFAHGQTGVNNSGASGAQFLTIGVGARAMGMGGAYTTIADDPTALYWNPAGISRIDRTAFVATHTNWVADIAHDFAGLVFPLSSQFKVGAGVILLNSGDIEITTIEQPRGTGQTYTAKDLAAIAAVGWAATEQLSFGASLKYLRNEIYSLSSSGIAFDAGTQFNTEFHGLHVALSVSNLSAKRNFSGPGLEFQQVPPFPGADPIRASYYNTPFALPLTYRAGVASELFEAFGQKSESQRLLVAVDVAQTSDNPEKFHIGAEYAWNNTLILRSGYIFNAVELGLNLGLGVRWNSISWAIYADYAFADIQRFSSGHRFSIGIVL
- a CDS encoding ABC transporter permease; the protein is MNSYPNILPIFKRELKSYFNSPVAYVVIVVFLAILGWFFSTNLFLNNVASLYIIFDSPLVKILFLVIAPAITMRLLAEERKSGTVELLTTKPVKDVEIIIGKFLAAWVVLGAALLPTLLYVITMAILGSIDFGQVVTGYIGLMLMGGVFIALGLLASSLTDNQIVAFIMGFILAFAVFMLDKVLIYLPSFMASTLEFVGVDFHYSGIARGVIDSRNIIYFASMLGFLLMMATVSLERRKW